Proteins from a single region of Chengkuizengella sediminis:
- a CDS encoding ArsB/NhaD family transporter yields MHEEVISEVSNFQYWAAIAIFLFAYAFIISEKINRAVIALFGAGLMIVLGIVDLELAFTHHIEWDTITLLIGMMILVGITSKSGVFQYVAIKTAKVAKGNPISILLYLSLLTAVGSAFLDNVTTVLLIVPVTFSITRILNVNPVPFLISEILFSNIGGTATLVGDPPNIMIGSANPHLTFNKFIINLAPVVVVIMAVTLFIVYFIYRKQIKTSQEMIDKLMSLDEKSYIKDPVLMKKSVAVLLLTILGFMLHNVLHLEAAVIAMAGATLLMLIGVKEHDLEEVFESVEWVTIFFFVGLFTLVGGLIDIGLIGSLAQKALDVTGGDIPFAAYLILWISGVASATIDNIPFVATMIPLLQDMATGMGLSADSPQFEVLWWSLALGACLGGNGTLIGASANVIVAGMASREGKGFSYIKFLLIGAPITLVSLIIAHVYLFLFFL; encoded by the coding sequence TTGCACGAAGAAGTAATATCAGAAGTAAGTAATTTTCAATATTGGGCTGCCATTGCAATTTTTTTATTTGCATATGCTTTTATAATTTCCGAAAAAATCAATCGAGCCGTCATCGCATTATTTGGTGCTGGATTAATGATTGTGCTTGGAATTGTAGATTTGGAACTTGCATTTACTCATCATATCGAATGGGATACGATTACTTTATTGATTGGTATGATGATACTTGTAGGTATCACTAGTAAGTCAGGTGTATTCCAGTATGTGGCTATCAAAACAGCAAAAGTAGCAAAAGGAAATCCAATCAGTATCTTACTTTACCTTTCTTTATTAACAGCTGTTGGTTCCGCATTTTTAGATAATGTAACTACTGTTCTTTTAATTGTTCCTGTTACATTCTCAATCACAAGGATTTTAAATGTAAATCCAGTTCCATTCTTAATATCGGAAATATTGTTTTCAAATATCGGAGGAACAGCAACCCTTGTAGGAGATCCTCCAAACATTATGATTGGTTCAGCCAATCCGCATTTAACGTTCAACAAATTTATAATTAACCTTGCACCTGTTGTAGTAGTAATTATGGCCGTTACGCTGTTCATCGTTTATTTTATTTATCGTAAGCAGATTAAAACAAGCCAAGAAATGATCGATAAGCTGATGAGTTTAGATGAAAAATCATATATTAAAGATCCTGTATTAATGAAAAAGTCTGTAGCAGTGCTACTTCTAACCATTCTTGGATTTATGCTTCATAATGTGCTTCATCTTGAAGCTGCTGTTATTGCCATGGCAGGTGCTACACTGCTTATGTTAATTGGAGTAAAAGAACACGACTTAGAAGAGGTTTTTGAATCTGTAGAATGGGTAACCATTTTCTTCTTTGTTGGATTATTTACATTAGTCGGTGGTCTTATTGATATTGGCTTAATTGGATCTTTAGCTCAAAAAGCGTTGGATGTAACTGGTGGAGATATCCCTTTCGCTGCCTATTTAATTCTTTGGATTTCAGGTGTTGCTTCTGCCACAATAGATAACATACCTTTTGTTGCCACGATGATCCCATTATTGCAGGATATGGCAACTGGAATGGGGCTGAGCGCAGATTCACCACAGTTTGAGGTGTTATGGTGGTCATTAGCATTAGGTGCTTGTTTAGGAGGAAATGGTACTTTAATAGGTGCATCAGCAAATGTCATTGTAGCTGGTATGGCCTCTCGTGAAGGAAAAGGGTTTAGTTATATAAAGTTTTTATTAATTGGGGCTCCAATTACACTCGTTTCCCTCATTATCGCACACGTATATTTGTTTTTATTCTTCCTATAA
- a CDS encoding BofC C-terminal domain-containing protein, whose product MSFTKFLKQLKKQLRMKRKWLTLAAFIILIGTISVSILLNEEKTDIKSTFLNDFSTEKDLDQLQKNEGSLELLITDSQQREVIIKKMYVCGEEVESLGSLNSQEILELYQNNPQYTFEFTEEGSIVFSESIEDLSPKCKESAYFGVSEDGKLTLFDGLPIHDNVLRTFFQLNIEHLESSLPVGTVQQLVEGIRIKDFEDYNSILSTFSEFTAVDQ is encoded by the coding sequence GTGAGTTTTACTAAATTTCTAAAACAATTAAAAAAACAATTACGTATGAAGAGAAAATGGCTGACATTAGCAGCATTTATCATTTTGATTGGTACAATATCAGTGTCAATTTTATTAAATGAGGAAAAAACAGATATAAAGTCTACATTTTTGAATGATTTTTCTACTGAAAAAGATTTGGATCAATTACAGAAGAATGAAGGTTCTTTAGAACTCTTAATCACAGATTCTCAACAAAGAGAAGTGATCATTAAAAAAATGTATGTTTGTGGAGAAGAAGTTGAATCACTAGGAAGTTTAAATAGTCAGGAAATTTTAGAGCTGTATCAAAATAACCCCCAATATACTTTTGAATTTACTGAAGAAGGCAGTATTGTATTTTCTGAGTCTATAGAAGACCTTTCACCTAAATGTAAGGAAAGTGCCTATTTTGGAGTTAGTGAGGATGGGAAATTAACATTATTTGACGGTTTACCTATACATGACAACGTGCTTCGAACTTTTTTTCAATTGAACATTGAACATTTGGAAAGTAGTTTACCAGTAGGTACTGTACAACAATTAGTTGAAGGAATTAGAATTAAAGACTTTGAAGATTACAATAGTATTCTCTCAACATTTAGCGAATTTACAGCGGTTGATCAATAA
- the obgE gene encoding GTPase ObgE, whose product MFVDKAKVYVKGGDGGDGMISFRREKYVPEGGPAGGDGGNGGDVILRVDEGLRTLVDFKYQRHFKAKRGEKGKIKKQQGANADDMIVRVPPGTVIHDDDTNEVLADLTSHGQEVIIAKGGKGGHGNVRFATASNPAPYIAENGEEGQEHWIVLELKVMADVGLVGFPSVGKSTFLSRVTAAKPKIASYHFTTLTPNLGVVDVGEGRSFVLADLPGLIEGAHEGTGLGHEFLRHIERTRIILHVVDMSASEGRDPYEDWVKINSELYQYSEKLKDLPQIIVANKMDIPESEGNLKKFREQLYESHGELDVFEVSAVSGKGVQELLYKTVDVLDAIPKQPIVEEVSEIEDRKIYTIEDQSEKEPFTIRRENDVYIIEGERINKMLKKTQFGTYDSVMRFSRTLRNMGIDKALREKGATDGQTIRIGEYEFEFVEKE is encoded by the coding sequence ATGTTTGTAGATAAAGCAAAAGTGTATGTGAAGGGTGGTGACGGTGGAGATGGTATGATTTCATTTCGCCGTGAAAAATATGTTCCAGAAGGTGGACCAGCAGGTGGTGACGGTGGTAATGGGGGAGATGTGATCTTAAGAGTTGATGAGGGTCTAAGGACATTAGTTGATTTTAAGTACCAACGACATTTTAAAGCAAAACGTGGAGAAAAAGGTAAAATAAAAAAACAACAAGGTGCAAATGCTGATGATATGATTGTTAGAGTTCCTCCAGGTACAGTGATTCATGACGATGACACAAATGAAGTTTTAGCAGATTTGACTTCGCATGGACAAGAGGTGATCATCGCTAAAGGGGGTAAAGGTGGTCATGGCAATGTTCGTTTTGCAACGGCAAGCAACCCGGCTCCATACATAGCTGAAAATGGGGAAGAGGGACAAGAGCACTGGATTGTATTGGAATTAAAGGTCATGGCTGATGTTGGACTGGTTGGTTTTCCAAGTGTAGGTAAATCCACCTTTTTATCTAGGGTAACTGCTGCTAAACCTAAAATAGCTTCATATCATTTTACAACATTAACACCTAATCTAGGTGTAGTTGATGTTGGTGAAGGCAGAAGTTTTGTGTTAGCAGATCTTCCTGGTTTGATTGAAGGGGCACATGAAGGTACAGGTTTAGGACATGAATTTTTAAGACATATTGAAAGAACTAGAATTATTTTACATGTTGTTGATATGTCCGCTTCTGAAGGGAGAGACCCTTATGAGGATTGGGTGAAAATCAATTCTGAACTTTATCAATATAGTGAGAAACTAAAAGACCTTCCACAGATTATCGTAGCAAACAAAATGGACATACCTGAATCAGAGGGAAATTTAAAGAAATTCCGTGAACAATTATATGAAAGTCATGGCGAACTAGATGTTTTCGAGGTTTCTGCAGTTTCAGGAAAAGGGGTTCAGGAATTATTGTATAAAACCGTAGATGTCTTAGATGCTATACCTAAGCAACCCATTGTTGAAGAAGTATCCGAGATAGAGGATAGAAAAATATATACGATTGAGGATCAGAGTGAAAAAGAACCGTTTACGATTCGGAGAGAAAACGATGTCTATATTATCGAAGGTGAGCGTATTAACAAGATGCTCAAGAAAACGCAATTCGGGACATATGATTCTGTGATGCGCTTTTCAAGAACTTTGCGTAATATGGGAATAGATAAGGCTTTACGAGAAAAAGGAGCTACAGACGGTCAAACTATACGTATTGGAGAATATGAATTTGAATTTGTAGAAAAAGAGTAA
- a CDS encoding LysM peptidoglycan-binding domain-containing protein: MKIHIIKKGESLEQLCKKYEVDVDKVLEINASLSRGIELKPGQKLKIPSKTKQIKFERPNQKEFKTHQVNKKAAKESVPTGKHKDLFDEFNVPATEVGHFYDVPPVPELNEIETKSFEKNKQFQFEQNKNAFHPQTPYDAVNHQQFQYQQQQFQNQMPHEQVSNPWWNSYAQTTNLEQPHVINPYMSFVNTHHFIPANEYSMNNPNYQIPMEQQAVNKAASPRTNQTEKSTSNPKKDSSDKKLKESKVKTKKSSASEKPTKKDAAQAKVRKSTKRKSIKNNQHTSKSKNNSPWINL; the protein is encoded by the coding sequence GTGAAAATTCACATTATCAAAAAGGGAGAGTCGCTGGAGCAGTTATGTAAAAAGTATGAAGTAGATGTAGATAAAGTACTTGAAATAAATGCATCCTTATCACGAGGGATTGAACTTAAACCTGGTCAAAAATTAAAAATTCCTTCTAAAACTAAACAAATTAAGTTTGAAAGACCTAATCAAAAAGAATTCAAAACACATCAGGTTAATAAAAAAGCAGCTAAAGAATCTGTTCCAACAGGAAAACATAAAGATTTGTTTGATGAATTTAATGTTCCTGCTACAGAAGTAGGACATTTTTATGATGTCCCACCAGTACCAGAATTAAATGAAATAGAGACAAAATCATTTGAAAAAAATAAACAATTCCAATTTGAACAGAACAAAAATGCATTTCATCCTCAAACGCCTTATGACGCAGTGAATCATCAGCAGTTTCAATATCAGCAACAGCAATTTCAGAACCAAATGCCACATGAACAAGTATCTAATCCATGGTGGAATTCATACGCTCAAACTACAAATCTAGAACAACCACATGTAATTAACCCATATATGTCATTTGTGAATACACATCATTTTATCCCAGCAAATGAATACTCGATGAATAATCCCAATTATCAAATACCTATGGAGCAACAAGCTGTAAACAAAGCTGCAAGTCCAAGAACAAATCAGACAGAAAAATCAACTTCTAATCCTAAAAAAGACTCATCAGATAAGAAGTTAAAGGAAAGTAAAGTAAAAACAAAAAAAAGCTCAGCAAGTGAAAAACCAACAAAAAAGGATGCAGCACAAGCTAAAGTTAGAAAATCTACCAAACGAAAGTCGATAAAAAATAACCAACATACATCAAAATCGAAAAATAACAGCCCTTGGATAAATTTGTAA
- the ilvE gene encoding branched-chain-amino-acid transaminase, whose translation MAQWIYLNGEFVNKEDAKISVYDHGYLYGDGIFEGIRVYEGNIFKCKEHLDRLYDGAKSIMLEIPLSYDEMQQALVEAVKKNEIINGYIRLVISRGTGDLGLDPRRCPVANIIIIVEQLSIYSEEDYLNGVKIVSVSTRRNIPDAMNPKIKSLNYLNNVLVKIQANLAGVGEALMLNSDGFVAEGSGDNIFIVKDGIITTPPSYIGALEGITRAAIIDICNQHGYPVKEQPFTLHDVYVADEVFLTGTAAEVIATREVDGRIIGEGKAGPITMHLLKEFRKIVNKDGVQVYK comes from the coding sequence ATGGCACAGTGGATTTACTTAAATGGGGAATTTGTAAACAAAGAGGACGCTAAAATATCTGTGTATGATCATGGTTATTTATATGGTGATGGAATTTTTGAAGGCATCCGAGTATACGAAGGAAATATATTTAAATGTAAAGAACATTTGGATCGATTGTATGATGGGGCTAAATCTATTATGCTAGAAATTCCATTATCTTATGATGAGATGCAACAAGCTTTAGTTGAAGCTGTGAAAAAAAATGAGATTATAAATGGATATATCCGTTTAGTCATTTCGAGAGGTACTGGTGATCTTGGTTTAGATCCACGTAGATGTCCAGTTGCAAATATCATTATTATTGTTGAACAACTATCCATTTATTCTGAAGAAGATTATTTAAATGGGGTAAAAATTGTTTCTGTTTCTACTCGTAGAAACATTCCTGATGCTATGAATCCAAAAATAAAGTCTTTAAATTATTTAAACAATGTTTTAGTAAAAATTCAGGCCAATTTAGCAGGTGTGGGAGAAGCGCTGATGTTGAATTCAGATGGGTTTGTTGCAGAGGGTTCTGGTGATAATATATTCATCGTAAAAGATGGAATTATTACAACACCACCATCTTACATAGGTGCACTTGAAGGAATCACTCGAGCAGCGATCATTGATATTTGTAATCAACACGGGTACCCTGTTAAAGAACAACCTTTTACACTTCATGATGTATATGTTGCGGATGAAGTATTTCTAACGGGCACAGCTGCAGAAGTGATCGCTACGCGGGAGGTTGATGGTCGTATTATTGGTGAAGGTAAAGCGGGACCTATAACGATGCATTTGTTAAAGGAATTTAGAAAAATTGTAAATAAAGATGGAGTTCAGGTTTATAAATAA
- a CDS encoding homoserine dehydrogenase, producing MKPFKVGLLGLGTVGTGVVRIIEGHQDDIKRQIGSSIEIEKILVQNKNKLRDVHIEPHKITEDPWDVIEDKNIDIIIEVMGGVELTKNYILTALEQGKHVITANKDLMAQYGHEILAKAEEHGRDVFYEASVAGGIPILRTIVDGLSSDRITKIMGIVNGTTNYILSKMSLEGAPYEDVLKEAQELGYAETDPTSDVGGFDAAYKMTILGTLGFHTYVTVDDVKIKGISDVSAEDIRYSSHLGYEIKLLGIAERKDDLIYLSVQPTLVKKSHPLANVNGVFNAVYVYGEAVGETMFYGPGAGEMPTATSVVADLIAVAKNSMLQVNGSRPTTSSYKEKKLKPLDQVVYKNFIRLYVADKAGVLAQITQVFTKYEVSLESVVQQPNQDLQAAEIIIVTHDANMASMEKVLNEFNDMDVIHEIKSVYRVEG from the coding sequence ATGAAACCTTTTAAAGTAGGATTACTGGGATTAGGCACTGTAGGTACAGGTGTTGTAAGAATTATAGAGGGTCATCAAGATGATATAAAAAGACAGATTGGCTCTTCTATTGAAATAGAGAAAATATTAGTTCAAAATAAAAATAAATTGAGAGATGTTCATATAGAACCACATAAAATAACAGAAGACCCTTGGGATGTTATTGAAGATAAAAATATTGATATCATTATTGAAGTCATGGGTGGAGTAGAACTAACAAAAAACTATATACTAACTGCACTTGAACAAGGCAAACATGTCATTACAGCGAATAAAGATTTGATGGCGCAGTATGGCCACGAGATATTGGCAAAAGCAGAGGAACATGGCCGTGATGTATTTTATGAAGCAAGTGTTGCAGGTGGAATTCCAATACTTAGAACAATAGTAGATGGATTATCATCTGATAGAATCACAAAAATCATGGGAATTGTAAATGGTACAACGAACTACATTTTAAGTAAAATGAGTCTTGAAGGTGCACCATACGAGGATGTATTAAAAGAGGCACAAGAATTAGGTTATGCAGAAACAGACCCAACCTCAGATGTTGGTGGATTTGATGCAGCATACAAAATGACCATATTAGGAACGTTAGGATTTCACACATATGTCACTGTAGACGATGTAAAAATCAAAGGTATCTCTGATGTTTCAGCAGAAGATATTCGATATAGCTCTCATTTAGGATACGAGATTAAATTGCTAGGCATCGCAGAACGTAAGGATGATTTAATTTATTTAAGTGTGCAACCGACTTTAGTGAAAAAGTCACATCCACTAGCAAATGTGAATGGCGTGTTTAATGCAGTATATGTTTATGGAGAAGCGGTTGGAGAAACGATGTTTTATGGACCTGGAGCAGGAGAAATGCCAACAGCCACTTCAGTAGTTGCTGATTTAATTGCTGTAGCTAAAAATTCTATGCTTCAAGTGAACGGTTCTAGACCAACTACCTCTTCATATAAAGAAAAAAAATTAAAACCACTGGATCAGGTTGTATATAAAAACTTTATTCGACTTTACGTTGCAGATAAAGCAGGGGTTTTAGCACAAATCACACAGGTGTTTACGAAATATGAAGTGAGTTTAGAATCTGTTGTGCAACAGCCAAATCAAGATTTACAGGCTGCAGAAATTATTATCGTAACACACGACGCAAATATGGCAAGCATGGAAAAAGTGCTGAATGAATTTAATGACATGGATGTTATTCACGAAATTAAAAGTGTATACCGTGTTGAAGGATAA
- the thrC gene encoding threonine synthase — MKYEGLLKAHKEFLPINENTPMVTLHEGNTPLIRADQLSKELNLNLYLKYEGLNPTGSFKDRGMVMAVAKAKEEGSQSIMCASTGNTSAAAAAYAARAGLNCIVIIPNNNIALGKLAQAIIYGAKVVAIEGNFDRALEIVREITAKHPITLVNSVNPYRIEGQKTAAFEVCEQLDKAPDVLAIPVGNAGNITAYWKGFKEYYEKGKSKTLPKMVGFEAEGSMAIVKGEPIKDPETIATAIRIGNPASWDGAVNAAEESKGQINYVTDAEILDAYKQLAGKEGVFCEPASAASVAGVMKLHKQGYFSKDETVVCVLTGNGLKDPNTAIDSVNAQPLIVSDTEEAVMEAISKLTKQKVGQE; from the coding sequence ATGAAATATGAGGGACTGCTAAAAGCACATAAAGAATTTTTACCTATTAATGAAAATACACCTATGGTTACACTTCATGAAGGAAATACACCTTTAATTCGTGCAGATCAATTATCCAAAGAATTAAATTTAAATTTATATTTAAAATACGAAGGTTTAAACCCAACGGGTTCTTTTAAGGATCGTGGTATGGTCATGGCAGTTGCAAAAGCGAAGGAAGAAGGAAGTCAGTCGATTATGTGTGCTTCCACTGGAAATACTTCTGCAGCAGCAGCAGCCTATGCCGCAAGAGCTGGATTAAATTGTATTGTCATCATTCCTAATAATAATATTGCACTAGGAAAACTGGCACAAGCCATTATTTATGGTGCAAAAGTAGTAGCTATTGAAGGTAATTTTGATCGTGCATTGGAAATCGTAAGAGAAATTACAGCTAAACATCCCATTACGTTGGTCAATTCAGTAAATCCATATCGAATTGAAGGACAAAAAACAGCAGCTTTCGAAGTATGTGAACAATTGGATAAAGCACCAGATGTGTTAGCAATTCCAGTTGGAAATGCAGGAAATATAACGGCTTATTGGAAAGGTTTTAAAGAGTATTATGAAAAAGGAAAGTCTAAAACATTACCAAAAATGGTAGGATTTGAAGCAGAAGGTTCTATGGCTATAGTGAAAGGTGAACCGATAAAAGATCCAGAAACGATTGCAACAGCAATTCGGATTGGAAATCCTGCTAGTTGGGATGGAGCTGTGAATGCAGCGGAGGAATCTAAAGGTCAGATTAATTATGTTACTGATGCTGAAATTTTAGATGCATATAAACAACTCGCTGGTAAGGAAGGGGTATTTTGTGAACCAGCATCTGCTGCTTCAGTAGCAGGTGTAATGAAACTACACAAGCAAGGGTATTTTTCAAAAGATGAAACGGTTGTTTGTGTGCTTACAGGAAATGGACTAAAGGATCCAAATACGGCCATTGATAGTGTGAATGCTCAACCCCTTATTGTGAGTGATACTGAAGAAGCCGTGATGGAAGCAATCTCAAAATTAACAAAACAAAAGGTTGGACAAGAATGA
- the pheA gene encoding prephenate dehydratase, with the protein MKQIAFLGPEGTVSEESSRYFFSDISVELVPYKLISDVFLATESGKTNYSVIPIENTIEGSVSLHMDWLVHEVDLPIQAEWIYPSRQNLIGNVEELGPDFSKIKKVFSHPVAIAQCKQYLRTNLPDVDFEYVSTAEGVRIVKNNPNKGYAAIGTELAAQKYGLNVLSKHIHEHDDNFTRFMLVGKEALTEIKKTEHIKTSILVTLPEDYPGALHQVLSAFAWRRINLSRIESRPTKKKLGSYYFYIEIEESLDSVLLPAAIQEIEAIGCKVRTLGCFPSFSYVND; encoded by the coding sequence ATGAAACAGATTGCATTTTTAGGTCCAGAGGGTACGGTTAGTGAAGAGAGTTCTCGGTATTTTTTTTCTGATATATCCGTTGAATTAGTACCGTATAAATTAATATCTGATGTCTTTTTAGCCACTGAATCTGGAAAAACAAATTATAGTGTAATCCCTATTGAAAATACGATTGAAGGATCTGTAAGTCTTCATATGGATTGGCTAGTGCATGAAGTGGATCTACCTATTCAAGCTGAGTGGATCTATCCATCTAGACAAAATTTAATTGGGAATGTTGAGGAATTGGGACCTGACTTTTCAAAAATTAAAAAGGTATTTTCCCATCCCGTAGCCATTGCTCAATGTAAACAGTATCTTAGAACGAATCTTCCAGATGTTGACTTTGAATATGTAAGTACAGCTGAGGGAGTCAGAATTGTAAAAAACAATCCAAACAAAGGGTATGCGGCAATTGGTACTGAATTAGCAGCTCAAAAGTATGGTTTAAATGTATTATCAAAACATATTCATGAACATGATGATAACTTTACTCGTTTCATGTTAGTGGGTAAAGAAGCTTTAACAGAAATAAAAAAAACAGAACATATAAAAACAAGCATACTAGTTACATTACCTGAAGATTATCCTGGTGCTCTACATCAAGTATTATCTGCTTTTGCCTGGCGAAGAATTAACTTGTCTAGAATTGAATCCAGACCAACAAAGAAAAAATTAGGAAGTTATTATTTTTATATTGAAATTGAAGAAAGTCTGGATTCTGTTTTATTGCCGGCTGCTATTCAAGAAATAGAAGCGATTGGGTGCAAAGTACGTACATTAGGGTGCTTTCCTAGTTTTTCATATGTGAACGATTAA
- a CDS encoding ACT domain-containing protein codes for MEKFYLVKENILPESLLKTIQTKELLANGEVKTVHQAVEKVGLSRSAFYKYKDGIFPLNKLQTESIVTISMDLHHRSGVLSKVIALVADFKGNVLTINQTIPLQGMANVVMSVDTSSIGENFANLLESLEFEGVKRVQVIGQG; via the coding sequence ATGGAGAAATTTTATTTAGTAAAAGAAAATATATTGCCTGAGTCATTACTAAAAACAATTCAAACGAAAGAGCTCCTTGCAAATGGGGAGGTAAAAACCGTTCATCAAGCTGTAGAAAAAGTAGGATTGAGTCGGAGTGCATTTTATAAATACAAAGATGGTATCTTTCCTTTAAATAAATTACAAACTGAAAGTATTGTTACTATATCGATGGATTTACATCATCGTTCAGGTGTTCTATCCAAAGTAATAGCTTTGGTTGCAGATTTTAAAGGTAATGTGCTAACCATTAACCAGACGATCCCACTTCAAGGTATGGCGAATGTAGTGATGTCGGTAGATACCTCATCTATAGGTGAAAATTTTGCAAATTTGCTGGAATCGTTGGAGTTTGAAGGTGTTAAAAGAGTGCAAGTGATTGGGCAAGGATGA
- a CDS encoding Spo0B domain-containing protein — translation MGNWKRMSLITELLVLLLLVIIFITSTGWLSRILIMITVILIIIHFFVRNKQKSKERDQSMNETLSFIHHYQHDLMNELQLIFGYIKLKKFDKLIFIVEKLKESIQHERNIAKINAQFLEFELLKMKTSSKSYQFKVEQSLITPEKFTNNLKENAFLLIDLLQTFENCADHTLDSNNELTIDFFEEQERLHVAFEFVGKMKLTQFKNELDPIVMKFKSKRVKIKKEINEKWISIEIQFD, via the coding sequence ATGGGAAATTGGAAACGAATGAGTCTCATTACTGAGCTTTTGGTATTGTTATTATTAGTCATTATTTTTATAACATCAACTGGTTGGTTAAGTCGAATCCTCATCATGATTACAGTCATACTTATTATCATTCATTTTTTTGTTAGAAATAAGCAGAAGTCAAAGGAAAGGGATCAATCGATGAATGAGACCTTGAGTTTTATTCATCACTATCAACATGACTTAATGAATGAGCTGCAACTTATCTTTGGATATATCAAACTAAAAAAGTTTGATAAATTAATATTTATTGTGGAAAAATTAAAAGAAAGTATCCAGCATGAAAGAAATATTGCTAAAATAAATGCTCAGTTTCTTGAATTTGAGTTATTGAAAATGAAAACGAGTAGTAAGTCATATCAATTTAAAGTTGAACAAAGCTTGATTACTCCTGAAAAATTTACTAATAACCTAAAGGAAAATGCTTTTTTATTGATTGATTTGTTGCAGACATTTGAGAACTGTGCAGATCATACACTTGATTCTAATAATGAGCTGACGATTGACTTCTTTGAAGAACAGGAACGATTGCATGTAGCATTTGAATTTGTGGGTAAAATGAAACTAACGCAATTCAAAAATGAGTTAGATCCAATAGTTATGAAATTCAAATCGAAAAGAGTGAAAATAAAAAAAGAAATAAATGAAAAATGGATATCGATTGAAATTCAATTTGATTAA
- the thrB gene encoding homoserine kinase has translation MNEKKRCVKIPASTANLGPGFDTIGMALDLYVWIEMSFSDETKIHLHGENLKGVSTDKSNLIYQVAQRVFLKAGVKQSNLEISIYSDIPLTRGLGSSASAIVGALVAANALIDDPFSKDELFQMATSIENHPDNAGASLFGGLIVSNWNEVRAEYIRIEPSPQLELLAVIPDFELATEKSRNILPDQIPFHDAVFNVSHSSLLVAALCTGKLELIQYAMKDRLHQPHRASLIPGMKTILDQAVQHGGLGAALSGAGPTLLVFVDRNSSEKTNLEEFVINHFKNENMAVDTLWLNPCLKGAQVITQQNSHPFRIEKLKEGASIKGEFKS, from the coding sequence ATGAATGAAAAGAAAAGATGTGTAAAAATTCCTGCTAGCACAGCAAACTTAGGTCCAGGTTTTGATACCATTGGTATGGCACTGGATTTGTATGTTTGGATTGAAATGAGTTTTTCTGATGAAACTAAAATTCATTTACATGGTGAAAATTTAAAAGGTGTAAGTACAGATAAAAGTAATTTAATTTATCAAGTTGCCCAAAGAGTTTTTCTTAAAGCAGGTGTTAAGCAATCGAATCTAGAAATTAGTATATATAGTGATATCCCATTAACGAGAGGTCTAGGTAGTAGTGCATCCGCTATTGTGGGTGCACTCGTTGCTGCGAATGCGTTAATTGATGATCCATTTTCAAAAGATGAATTATTTCAAATGGCGACAAGTATTGAGAATCATCCTGATAATGCAGGAGCTTCGTTATTTGGTGGCTTAATCGTTTCCAATTGGAATGAGGTAAGGGCTGAATATATTCGTATTGAGCCTAGTCCTCAGTTAGAATTATTAGCTGTTATACCAGATTTTGAATTGGCTACGGAAAAATCCAGAAATATTTTACCAGATCAAATTCCTTTTCATGATGCTGTCTTTAACGTCAGCCATTCTTCTTTACTTGTTGCTGCATTATGTACAGGTAAATTAGAACTTATTCAGTATGCTATGAAAGACAGGTTACATCAACCTCATCGTGCATCGCTTATTCCTGGTATGAAAACGATATTGGATCAAGCGGTACAACATGGTGGCTTAGGGGCTGCTTTAAGTGGTGCAGGACCAACTCTGTTGGTTTTTGTAGATAGAAATAGCAGTGAAAAAACAAACCTAGAAGAATTTGTAATCAATCATTTTAAAAATGAGAATATGGCTGTTGATACGCTGTGGTTAAATCCTTGTCTAAAAGGTGCTCAGGTTATAACGCAACAAAACTCCCATCCTTTTCGTATTGAGAAGTTAAAAGAAGGAGCATCAATAAAAGGAGAATTTAAATCATGA